AAGAACGCCTTCGAGCTGACGGCCATGGGCATGCAGAAGAACAAGACTTTGCGTCTGGACGAGGCCGAGGTGCAGCGTCTCGTGCAGGAGGTCAAGATGGGCTTTGCCAGGAACAAGATGGCTGTTCGCGGCGCAGGGTGCAGTTGCTGTGGGTAGCGGGAGGTTCTCTTTTAAAAAGTACCTGGTGCCGGGGGGCACGCCGGTGCGAATGGCGCTCGGACTTGTCCTGCTGCTGGGGAGTCTGATCATGGCGAGCCATCCAGCCTTCGCCGAGGAAGTGCCGCAGGTGCCCGTGCCGGGCATGGTCACCATGGTGGATCTGGGCGCCAAGAGCTGCATTCCCTGCAAAATGATGGAGCCCATCCTGGCCGAGCTTGAGAAGGAGTACGAGGGCCGTGCGGCCATCGTGTTCATCGACGTCTACAAGCACCATGAGCAGGTAGAGCGTTTCGGTCTGCGCGCCATCCCAACGCAGATTTTCTTCGACAAGAGCGGCAACGAGGTGATGCGTCACACTGGCTTCATGGACAAGCAGAGCATTGAGGCCGAGCTTGCCAAGCTGGGCGTAAAATAGGAGACGGCGCGTGGACCAGTTCTTCCTGACCATCAACCAGTGGATGACCAGCGGCACGGGCCTGGCCCTGGCGGGCAGTTTTCTGTGGGGCATGGTCAGCGTGCTCTTCAGCCCCTGCCATTTGGCTTCCATCCCGCTCATCGTGGGCTATGTGGGCGGTCAGAACGAGCCCGTGCATGGTCGCCGCGCCGCACTCTATGCCGGTATCTTCTCGCTTGGACTGTTCATGACCATTGCCCTGGTCGGCATCCTCTGCGCCCTGCTAGGGCGCATGCTCGGCGATATCGGGCCGTGGTGGACCATCCTCGTGGGCGCTGTGCTCATCTGGGTGGCCCTGGACATGCTAGGCGTATCCAGCTGCTCCATGGCCGGTGGGATCATGGGCAAGCTGAAGGTCAAAGGCCTGACTGGCGCGCTGGTGCTCGGATTGGCCTACGGCGTGCTTTCGGGCTCGTGCACCTTCGGTTTCATTGCGCCCATTCTGGCCATCATCACCATCCAGCAGCAGCTCGCGACAGGCATCCTGCTCATCGTCCTGTTCGGCATCGGCCACTGCATCCCCATTGTGGTGGCCGGAAGCTCCACCGCGCTCGTGCGAAGGCTGCTTGAAAGCAACTCCATGGCGCGCGGCGGCCTGTGGTTCAAGCGCGCGGCCGGCACGCTCATCGCTTTGCTGGGCGTCTACTTCATCGTACTGCCGTTCCTGGACAAGGCAATCTTCTAGCGCATGGCCGCATGCTCCGCGCCAGGATATTCCGCATGCCACTCGTACTGAGGGAATAAGCCTTGGTGCCGCATCGTCCAGAAGGACCTGACAGCCTATGGGCAGGATTCGTAGCAGCATCCGATCAGTCCATCTCTCTTGCGTATCAACTTAATGAGGTTCCGTTATGTTTTGGAAAGACCAATGGAAGCCCCTTGTGGTCATGGTCGGAGTATTTCTTGCCATCTTCTACCTCCCCGTGGGCTGGGCGCGCTTCGATAACGCGATCATGGAGGCCCTGCATCTGGCCAAGTGGTACGCCCAGGAACACGTGCTGCTGTGCCTGATCCCAGCCTTCCTCATCGCCGGGGCCATCGGCGTGTTCGTCAGCCAGGCCTCGGTCATGAAATACCTGGGACCCAAGGCCAACAAGATCTGTGCCTATGGCGTGGCTTCCTGCTCCGGGACCATCCTGGCCGTGTGCTCGTGCACCATCCTGCCGCTCTTCGCCGGCATCTACCGCATGGGCGCGGGGCTTGGCCCCGCCACGGCCTTTCTTTATTCGGGACCGGCCATCAACGTGCTGGCGATCATCCTTACGGCAAAGGTGCTCGGGCCGGAACTCGGCATTGCGCGCGCCATTGGAGCCATCGTCTTCAGCGTGGTCATCGGCCTGGCCATGCACTTCATCTACCGCCGCGAAGAAGCGGAAAAGGCCGAGATGGCCAGCCTTGAAGCTGAAGTAGCGCGTCCGCTGTGGCAGAACGCGATCTACTTCGCGGCCATGGTCGGCGTGCTGGTCTTTGCCAACTGGGGTCGTCCGGAAGAGTCCACGGGGTTATGGCATGCCATATATTCCTCCAAGTGGCTTATCACCGGCCTGTTCGCAGCGCTGCTGGGCTTCACCCTGGCCAAGTGGTTCCGCCTGGGCTGGGGGCGTGTACTGGTCATGGCCCTGCCGGTGCTGGCCCTGGCTCTGCTCTTTCCCTCCATGCCGCAGCTAGCCTTCGTGGCCGGCGTCATTGCCCTGTCCGCCGTAACCAGCGTGCGCGAGGACGAAACAGGCGAGTGGTTCCGCGCAAGCTGGACCTTCGCCAAGCAGATCATGCCGCTGCTGCTCTTTGGCGTGCTCGTAGCCGGCCTGCTGCTCGGCCGCCCCGGAAGCGAAGGGCTGATTCCCTCCGAGTGGGTCAGCCGGGCTGTCGGCGGCAACTCGCTGGCTGCCAACTTCATGGCCTCCTTTGCCGGTGCGTTCATGTACTTCGCCACCTTGACCGAGGTGCCCATCCTGCAGGGCCTCATCGGCAGCGGCATGGGCAAGGGTCCGGCCCTGGCGCTACTGCTGGCGGGCCCGGCCTTGAGCCTGCCCAACATGCTGGTCATCAGAAGCGTCATGGGAACCCAGAAGACGGTCGTTTTCGTGAGCCTTGTCATTGTAATGGCCACGCTGAGTGGCGTTATCTATGGGCATTTCTTCGGATAGGGGTTAGAGGCATTTTTCGGCTTACCTGGCTCGGCTTGTCCACGAATTCATGGACAAGCCGAGCCATGCCCCAAAGGAGAACCAGGTGAAAAGAAGTTATATGTATCTTGGCGTGGTTATCGCCGCGGTCGTCGTGGCCCTGGTGCTGAGCAACAGGCCTCGCGTGGACGAGGAGAGCGTGCTGCAGGAGCCTGCTCCTGCAGCGCAATCCGGCTCGAACACTCTGTCCGGGGCAGCTTCTCCCGCAACGTTGCCTGTACTCGGCATGGTGACCATGGTGGATCTCGGCGCCAAGAGCTGCATTCCCTGCAAGATGATGGAGCCGATCCTGGCCGAACTTGAGAAGGAGTACGAGGGCCGAGCGGCGATTGCCTTCGTCGATGTCAGCATCCACCGTAATCAAGCTGACCGCTTCGGCATCCGTGCCATTCCCACGCAGATCTTCTTCGACGCCAAGGGGCGGGAGATCATGCGTCATGAGGGTTTCATGGACAAGGGAAGCATCACGGCAGTGCTCAAGGAACTTGGCGTAAGCTAACTTGCCCGGCCTATGGCCGTCATGCAAACAGGAGCCACGATGAGACGCGCAGCCGCGATTCTCTTTTCCCTGGCCGGGACCGCATTCTGCATCCTTGCTGCTTTAGGCCTGGCCGACGCGGTCTGCGCCACGGAAGGCTGCGCGCTGTTCAAGGGCGCAGCGATTTTAGGGCTGGATCTGTACTGGATAGGCGCGGCCTTTTTCTTCGGCATGTCTCTGCTCCTCCTGCTTCAAAGGCGGCGCAGGGAGTTATCGGCATCCGTCATGCTGCTGCTCGCGGCCGGGCTTGTCGTGGATGCGTTCCTGTTGGCCGTGCAGGCGGTCACGGCGCCATGCCTGAGTTGCCTTGTCGTCGCTGCTTTGCTCGGAATCACTGTGCTCATGCTGCTGCCCGGATCGACCCTGCTGGCCAGGACGGCTGTTGTGTGGGTCGTGATCTTCGCGGCGGCCCTTGC
This region of Desulfocurvibacter africanus subsp. africanus DSM 2603 genomic DNA includes:
- a CDS encoding thioredoxin family protein, with translation MALGLVLLLGSLIMASHPAFAEEVPQVPVPGMVTMVDLGAKSCIPCKMMEPILAELEKEYEGRAAIVFIDVYKHHEQVERFGLRAIPTQIFFDKSGNEVMRHTGFMDKQSIEAELAKLGVK
- a CDS encoding cytochrome c biogenesis CcdA family protein; this translates as MDQFFLTINQWMTSGTGLALAGSFLWGMVSVLFSPCHLASIPLIVGYVGGQNEPVHGRRAALYAGIFSLGLFMTIALVGILCALLGRMLGDIGPWWTILVGAVLIWVALDMLGVSSCSMAGGIMGKLKVKGLTGALVLGLAYGVLSGSCTFGFIAPILAIITIQQQLATGILLIVLFGIGHCIPIVVAGSSTALVRRLLESNSMARGGLWFKRAAGTLIALLGVYFIVLPFLDKAIF
- a CDS encoding permease, with the protein product MFWKDQWKPLVVMVGVFLAIFYLPVGWARFDNAIMEALHLAKWYAQEHVLLCLIPAFLIAGAIGVFVSQASVMKYLGPKANKICAYGVASCSGTILAVCSCTILPLFAGIYRMGAGLGPATAFLYSGPAINVLAIILTAKVLGPELGIARAIGAIVFSVVIGLAMHFIYRREEAEKAEMASLEAEVARPLWQNAIYFAAMVGVLVFANWGRPEESTGLWHAIYSSKWLITGLFAALLGFTLAKWFRLGWGRVLVMALPVLALALLFPSMPQLAFVAGVIALSAVTSVREDETGEWFRASWTFAKQIMPLLLFGVLVAGLLLGRPGSEGLIPSEWVSRAVGGNSLAANFMASFAGAFMYFATLTEVPILQGLIGSGMGKGPALALLLAGPALSLPNMLVIRSVMGTQKTVVFVSLVIVMATLSGVIYGHFFG
- a CDS encoding thioredoxin family protein, whose protein sequence is MKRSYMYLGVVIAAVVVALVLSNRPRVDEESVLQEPAPAAQSGSNTLSGAASPATLPVLGMVTMVDLGAKSCIPCKMMEPILAELEKEYEGRAAIAFVDVSIHRNQADRFGIRAIPTQIFFDAKGREIMRHEGFMDKGSITAVLKELGVS